The following coding sequences lie in one Silene latifolia isolate original U9 population chromosome 5, ASM4854445v1, whole genome shotgun sequence genomic window:
- the LOC141656309 gene encoding serine acetyltransferase 5-like isoform X1, whose protein sequence is MLLAGRYSVPPLPLPFTFSPSNLSSHLNTFPLSLPSSSSSFYRPRFTPPPVFTLHCSINQRDNNTTRLPTDLPAMPAGELISPPSTIPQPPQFSFEDFESSDDEEAWVWGKIKAEARQDAESEPALASYLYSTILSHSSLARSLSFHLGNKLCSSTLLSTLLYDLFLNVLSSDAPLRAAVVADLRAARVRDPACLSFSHCLLNYKGFLACQAHRLTHRLWIQERQALALALHARISEVFSVDIHPAATIGKGILFDHATGVVVGETAVIGNNCSILHHVTLGGTGKAGGDRHPKVGDGVLIGAGATILGNIKIGDGAKIGAGSVVLIDVPPRTTAVGNPARLVGGKEKPSKNADVPGESMDHTSFISEWSDYII, encoded by the exons ATGTTGTTGGCGGGTCGGTATTCCGTCCCGCCTTTGCCTTTGCCTTTCACTTTCTCTCCTTCCAATTTATCTTCTCATCTTAATACTTTCCCTCTTTCTctcccttcttcttcttcttctttttaccGCCCCAGATTTACCCCTCCTCCTGTTTTCACCCTTCACTGTTCTATTAATCAG CGGGATAATAACACCACGAGATTGCCAACTGATCTTCCTGCAATGCCGGCGGGGGAGCTCATCTCGCCACCATCAACAATACCTCAACCACCACAGTTCTCATTCGAAGATTTTGAATCTAGCGATGACGAGGAAGCATGGGTGTGGGGTAAAATCAAGGCCGAGGCACGGCAAGACGCTGAGTCAGAGCCAGCTTTGGCATCTTACCTGTACTCAACAATTCTTTCTCACTCGTCTTTGGCACGCTCCCTCTCCTTTCACCTAGGCAACAAGCTTTGTTCCTCCACTTTGTTGTCCACCCTTCTCTACGACCTCTTCCTTAACGTCCTATCCTCAGATGCTCCCCTGCGTGCTGCTGTCGTTGCCGACTTACGGGCTGCACGGGTCCGTGACCCAGCCTGCCTCTCCTTTTCTCACTGCCTACTGAACTACAAGGGTTTTTTAGCCTGTCAGGCCCATCGGTTGACTCACAGACTCTGGATCCAGGAGAGGCAGGCCCTCGCCCTCGCCCTCCATGCTAGAATCTCTGAAGTATTCTCTGTTGACATCCACCCGGCGGCTACCATCGGGAAGGGAATCTTGTTCGACCATGCTACCGGGGTGGTAGTCGGAGAGACAGCTGTCATTGGTAACAACTGCTCTATTTTGCACCATGTGACTCTCGGGGGGACAGGAAAGGCGGGTGGGGACCGTCATCCGAAAGTTGGGGATGGTGTTCTGATAGGAGCAGGAGCTACCATCTTGGGAAACATTAAGATTGGCGATGGCGCCAAGATTGGGGCAGGGTCTGTTGTCTTGATCGACGTGCCTCCGAGGACAACAGCCGTAGGAAATCCGGCTAGGTTAGTCGGAGGGAAAGAGAAACCATCCAAGAATGCTGATGTACCGGGAGAATCCATGGATCATACCTCATTTATTTCAGAGTGGTCGGATTATATCATATGA
- the LOC141656297 gene encoding NADH kinase, with amino-acid sequence MRLTLLRSAVTTTFSTAIPKGVRMFSFHGDPASMAAKRRLLLLLKPFNAYPLHNSHGFSKITNPKILRHFDDRIQVHKDAVKYCQDILRRKMVDCETLFYNELSRPIKDVDLVITIGGDGTLLQASHFMDDTIPVLGVNSDPTQIEEVEQFKDEFDATRSAGYLCAATTKNFERVLDGILDERTVASEISRISIKLNSQLLPTHALNDVLIAHPCPASLSRFSFRNDGQPDGSLINCRSSGLRVSTAAGSTAAMLSAGGFAMHILSKDLQYMVREPMQPTPANLSSMHGLLKSNQTMEIHWSTKEGAIYIDGCQIAQPIKLGDFIALSTQASVLKIFLPPNVLPVKGPAKL; translated from the exons ATGCGTCTAACATTGTTAAGGTCTGCAGTTACAACAACCTTCTCAACAGCTATACCCAAAGGTGTTCGTATGTTCTCCTTCCATGGCGATCCCGCTTCAATGGCGGCTAAAAGAAGGCTCCTTTTGCTTCTTAAGCCTTTCAATGCGTACCCTCTTCACAATTCTCATGGCTTCTCCAAGATCACCAATCCTAAG ATACTACGACATTTTGATGATAGAATTCAGGTTCACAAGGATGCTGTAAAGTATTGTCAGGATATTCTGCGTAGAAAGATGGTTGACTGTGAAACTTTGTTTTACAACGAGTTATCTCGCCCAATCAAGGACGTGGATTTAGTCATAACTATTGGAGGTGATGGCACTCTTTTACAAGCGAGTCACTTTATGGATGACACGATTCCAGTTCTGGGTGTGAATTCAGATCCAACACAGATTGAAGAG GTGGAACAATTCAAAGACGAGTTTGATGCTACTAGAAGTGCAGGCTACCTCTGTGCCGCTACAACTAAAAATTTCGAACGG GTCTTAGATGGCATTCTAGACGAACGTACTGTTGCATCAGAAATCTCACGAATATCAATAAAGCTGAATTCACAGTTGTTGCCTACACATGCACTAAATGATGTTTTGATTGCACATCCATGTCCTGCTTCATTGTCTCGATTTTCATTCAG AAATGATGGCCAACCAGATGGCTCATTGATAAATTGCCGGTCAAGTGGACTAAGAGTTTCGACTGCAGCCGGATCAACTGCAGCCATGCTCTCTGCTGGTGGGTTTGCAATGCATATACTGTCTAAAGATCTGCAGTACATGGTGAGAGAGCCCATGCAACCAACTCCTGCAAACTTGAGTTCAATGCATGGATTGCTGAAATCTAATCAAACCATGGAAATTCATTGGTCTACAAAAGAAGGTGCAATATATATTGATGGATGTCAAATTGCCCAACCTATCAAACTCGGCGATTTCATTGCATTGTCGACACAGGCCTCCGTTCTGAAGATTTTTCTGCCACCCAACGTGTTACCGGTCAAAGGACCAGCAAAATTATAA
- the LOC141656309 gene encoding serine acetyltransferase 5-like isoform X2 codes for MNLQRDNNTTRLPTDLPAMPAGELISPPSTIPQPPQFSFEDFESSDDEEAWVWGKIKAEARQDAESEPALASYLYSTILSHSSLARSLSFHLGNKLCSSTLLSTLLYDLFLNVLSSDAPLRAAVVADLRAARVRDPACLSFSHCLLNYKGFLACQAHRLTHRLWIQERQALALALHARISEVFSVDIHPAATIGKGILFDHATGVVVGETAVIGNNCSILHHVTLGGTGKAGGDRHPKVGDGVLIGAGATILGNIKIGDGAKIGAGSVVLIDVPPRTTAVGNPARLVGGKEKPSKNADVPGESMDHTSFISEWSDYII; via the coding sequence ATGAATTTGCAGCGGGATAATAACACCACGAGATTGCCAACTGATCTTCCTGCAATGCCGGCGGGGGAGCTCATCTCGCCACCATCAACAATACCTCAACCACCACAGTTCTCATTCGAAGATTTTGAATCTAGCGATGACGAGGAAGCATGGGTGTGGGGTAAAATCAAGGCCGAGGCACGGCAAGACGCTGAGTCAGAGCCAGCTTTGGCATCTTACCTGTACTCAACAATTCTTTCTCACTCGTCTTTGGCACGCTCCCTCTCCTTTCACCTAGGCAACAAGCTTTGTTCCTCCACTTTGTTGTCCACCCTTCTCTACGACCTCTTCCTTAACGTCCTATCCTCAGATGCTCCCCTGCGTGCTGCTGTCGTTGCCGACTTACGGGCTGCACGGGTCCGTGACCCAGCCTGCCTCTCCTTTTCTCACTGCCTACTGAACTACAAGGGTTTTTTAGCCTGTCAGGCCCATCGGTTGACTCACAGACTCTGGATCCAGGAGAGGCAGGCCCTCGCCCTCGCCCTCCATGCTAGAATCTCTGAAGTATTCTCTGTTGACATCCACCCGGCGGCTACCATCGGGAAGGGAATCTTGTTCGACCATGCTACCGGGGTGGTAGTCGGAGAGACAGCTGTCATTGGTAACAACTGCTCTATTTTGCACCATGTGACTCTCGGGGGGACAGGAAAGGCGGGTGGGGACCGTCATCCGAAAGTTGGGGATGGTGTTCTGATAGGAGCAGGAGCTACCATCTTGGGAAACATTAAGATTGGCGATGGCGCCAAGATTGGGGCAGGGTCTGTTGTCTTGATCGACGTGCCTCCGAGGACAACAGCCGTAGGAAATCCGGCTAGGTTAGTCGGAGGGAAAGAGAAACCATCCAAGAATGCTGATGTACCGGGAGAATCCATGGATCATACCTCATTTATTTCAGAGTGGTCGGATTATATCATATGA